A window from Balearica regulorum gibbericeps isolate bBalReg1 chromosome 1, bBalReg1.pri, whole genome shotgun sequence encodes these proteins:
- the LOC104632027 gene encoding cystatin-A gives MMPGGLSETKPATPEVQHIVNKVKPQFESKENRTYGIFEAIEYRTQVVAGINYFIKVRVSDDNYVHIKVFQSLPHENQGPSLVGFQTGKTRDDPLTYF, from the exons ATGATGCCTGGGGGCTTATCTGAGACCAAGCCTGCTACCCCAGAAGTCCAGCATATTGTTAACAAG GTGAAGCCACAAtttgaaagcaaggaaaacaggaCATATGGCATCTTTGAAGCCATAGAATATAGGACTCAGGTGGTTGCTGGGATAAACTACTTTATTAAG GTCCGAGTTTCTGATGACAACTATGTCCACATAAAGGTGTTTCAGAGCCTTCCTCATGAAAACCAAGGTCCCAGCCTTGTCGGTTTTCAGACTGGCAAAACCAGAGATGATCCCCTGACCTACTTCTGA
- the LOC104632017 gene encoding cystatin-B has protein sequence MLCGGISAARPATDETQQIVDEVKPQLEEKEGKTFDVFTAVEFKTQVVAGTNYFIKVHVGNDEFMHLRVFRSLPHESKSLSLHSYQSSKTKHDELAFF, from the exons ATGTTGTGCGGGGGCATCTCGGCGGCCCGGCCCGCTACCGACGAGACGCAGCAGATCGTGGATGAG GTGAAACCTcagctagaagaaaaagaagggaaaacgTTTGATGTCTTCACTGCAGTGGAGTTCAAAACTCAGGTGGTTGCTGGAACAAATTACTTCATAAAG GTCCATGTTGGTAATGATGAGTTCATGCACCTGCGGGTGTTCAGAAGCCTTCCTCATGAGAGTAAGTCGCTGAGTCTCCACAGTTACCAGAGCAGCAAGACTAAGCACGATGAACTTGCTTTTTTCTAG